Proteins co-encoded in one Xanthomonas campestris pv. badrii genomic window:
- a CDS encoding glutaminyl-peptide cyclotransferase, with the protein MSRPALLLFAAALASPLAHGAEAIPTQAYTVVRSYPHDTSAFTEGLFYRDGYLYESTGELGQSRVRKVELETGRVLQQAQTPLPYYGEGIVAWEDRLIQLTWRNQRGFIYDLATLSPRAQFSYPGEGWALTSDAHTLYMSDGSARIRKLDPQSLKQTGSIAVTARGRPLDNLNELEWVKGQLLANVWLTTRIARIDPASGKVIAWIDLKALVPEADTLTDPTNDVLNGIAYDAEHDRLFVTGKRWPKIYEIKVGE; encoded by the coding sequence ATGTCACGCCCTGCCCTCCTGCTGTTTGCCGCCGCCCTGGCCTCGCCGCTCGCGCATGGCGCCGAAGCCATTCCCACCCAGGCCTATACCGTGGTGCGCAGTTATCCGCACGACACCAGCGCCTTCACCGAAGGCCTGTTCTATCGCGATGGCTATCTCTACGAAAGCACCGGCGAGCTGGGCCAGTCGCGGGTGCGCAAGGTCGAGCTGGAGACCGGCCGGGTGTTGCAGCAGGCGCAGACGCCGCTTCCCTACTACGGCGAAGGCATCGTGGCCTGGGAGGACCGGCTGATCCAGCTGACCTGGCGCAACCAGCGCGGCTTCATCTACGACCTGGCCACGCTGTCGCCACGCGCGCAGTTCAGCTATCCCGGCGAGGGGTGGGCCCTGACCAGCGATGCGCACACCCTCTACATGAGCGACGGCAGCGCGCGCATCCGCAAGCTCGATCCGCAGAGCCTGAAGCAGACCGGCAGCATCGCCGTCACCGCACGCGGCCGGCCACTGGACAATCTCAACGAACTGGAATGGGTCAAGGGCCAGCTGCTGGCCAACGTCTGGCTGACCACCCGCATCGCGCGCATCGACCCGGCCAGCGGCAAGGTCATCGCCTGGATCGACCTCAAGGCGCTGGTACCGGAGGCGGACACCCTGACCGACCCGACCAACGACGTGCTCAACGGCATCGCCTACGACGCCGAGCACGACCGCCTGTTCGTCACCGGCAAGCGGTGGCCCAAGATCTATGAGATCAAGGTGGGTGAGTAG
- a CDS encoding segregation and condensation protein A yields the protein MNSELAHAATPPATSAPPQQQEMPLAVVHGQPVLQIPQDLYIPPDALEVILDAFEGPLDLLLYLIRRQNLDILDIPVAEITRQYVDYINVMQELRFELAAEYLVMAAILAEIKSRMLLPRPPSQDGEEEDPRAELVRRLQEYERFKQAAEDLDTLPRMGRDSAPVQAHLPERAAVKLPPSVELKEMLMALYDVLKRAELFTGHAIKREALSVRQRMGDVLGRLDDGKFYRFESLFTAEEGKLGVLVTFLALLELAKEQLLDIVQEAPLAPIYVKSLALGNTNAPLQFSSEFDDSDAANEPI from the coding sequence ATGAATTCCGAACTCGCGCACGCCGCGACTCCGCCAGCCACGAGCGCGCCGCCACAGCAGCAGGAAATGCCGCTGGCGGTGGTGCATGGGCAACCGGTGCTGCAGATCCCGCAGGATCTGTATATCCCGCCGGATGCGCTGGAAGTCATCCTGGATGCCTTCGAAGGTCCCTTGGACCTGCTGCTGTACCTGATCCGCCGGCAGAACCTGGACATCCTGGACATCCCCGTCGCCGAGATCACCCGGCAGTACGTGGACTACATCAATGTGATGCAGGAGCTGCGCTTCGAACTGGCGGCCGAATACCTGGTGATGGCCGCGATCCTGGCCGAGATCAAATCGCGCATGCTGTTGCCGCGCCCGCCCAGCCAGGATGGCGAAGAAGAAGATCCGCGCGCCGAACTGGTGCGCCGCCTGCAGGAATACGAGCGCTTCAAGCAGGCTGCCGAAGACCTGGACACCCTGCCCCGCATGGGCCGCGACAGTGCGCCGGTGCAGGCGCACCTGCCCGAGCGCGCCGCGGTCAAGCTGCCGCCGTCGGTGGAATTGAAAGAAATGCTGATGGCGCTGTACGACGTGCTCAAACGCGCCGAGCTGTTCACCGGGCACGCGATCAAGCGTGAGGCGCTGAGCGTGCGCCAGCGCATGGGCGATGTGCTCGGCCGCCTGGACGACGGCAAGTTCTACCGTTTCGAATCGCTGTTCACTGCCGAGGAAGGCAAGCTCGGCGTGCTGGTCACCTTCCTGGCGCTGCTCGAATTGGCCAAGGAGCAGTTGCTGGACATCGTGCAGGAAGCGCCGCTGGCGCCGATCTACGTGAAGTCGCTGGCGTTGGGAAATACCAATGCGCCGTTGCAATTCTCCAGCGAATTCGACGACAGCGATGCCGCCAACGAACCTATCTGA
- a CDS encoding LacI family DNA-binding transcriptional regulator, whose protein sequence is MAKGAVTIKDVAREARVSVATVSRALNGHDNVAGAVRQQVMAVAERLRYSPHAAARSLSSRRSQTLGVVLPDLYGEFFSELIRGIDGAARAAGQHLLVSSYHGDPEAQGRALRSMRGRVDGLLVLSPYAEQPGFLTDNLPQALPTVLINAHLPGAGYPVLSIDDHAGAMAMTEHLLRAGHRRIAFIGGPALNFDARERLRGFRDALAGFGAQAQGIEYAGDFDEASGHRAGLAMLAAGALPDAVFAANDMTALGCLYAFAQADVAVPGDVALAGFDDIPLARFVHPPLTTMRVSIARLGEQAMSRLMRLVETPGADDGMRQLLTPELVIRASCGAGAAGT, encoded by the coding sequence ATGGCCAAGGGTGCGGTCACCATCAAAGATGTCGCTCGCGAAGCACGGGTTTCCGTGGCCACCGTGTCGCGCGCGCTCAACGGGCATGACAATGTCGCCGGGGCTGTGCGTCAGCAGGTCATGGCGGTGGCCGAACGCCTGCGCTATAGCCCGCATGCGGCCGCCCGTAGCCTGAGCAGCCGGCGGTCGCAGACGCTGGGCGTGGTGCTGCCCGATCTGTATGGCGAATTCTTTTCCGAGCTGATCCGCGGCATCGATGGCGCGGCCCGCGCTGCCGGGCAGCACCTGCTGGTGTCCAGCTATCACGGCGACCCGGAAGCCCAGGGCAGGGCGCTGCGCTCGATGCGCGGGCGCGTGGATGGCCTGCTGGTGCTATCGCCGTACGCCGAGCAGCCGGGCTTCCTGACCGACAACCTGCCGCAGGCGCTGCCGACGGTGCTGATCAATGCGCACCTGCCCGGTGCGGGCTATCCGGTGCTGAGCATCGACGACCATGCCGGCGCCATGGCCATGACCGAGCACCTGCTGCGCGCAGGTCACCGGCGGATCGCCTTCATCGGCGGGCCGGCGCTCAACTTCGATGCGCGCGAGCGCCTGCGCGGCTTCCGCGATGCGCTTGCCGGATTCGGCGCGCAGGCGCAGGGAATCGAATATGCCGGCGACTTCGACGAAGCCTCCGGCCACCGCGCCGGGCTGGCGATGCTGGCAGCGGGCGCATTGCCCGATGCGGTCTTCGCGGCCAACGACATGACCGCGCTGGGCTGCCTGTATGCATTTGCCCAGGCCGACGTCGCGGTGCCCGGCGATGTCGCCCTGGCCGGTTTCGACGACATCCCGCTGGCGCGTTTCGTCCATCCGCCGCTGACCACGATGCGGGTCAGCATTGCGCGCCTGGGCGAGCAGGCGATGTCCCGACTGATGCGGCTGGTGGAAACGCCGGGCGCCGACGACGGCATGCGCCAGCTGCTCACGCCCGAGCTGGTGATCCGCGCGTCCTGCGGCGCCGGCGCGGCGGGCACCTGA
- a CDS encoding pseudouridine synthase, with product MSDTPRKLSLNKLSLKRDSAPEAPKLEERLHKVLAQAGLGSRRALEQRIADGLIKVNGAVAQTGMSVRSGDKIELDGRSFVASALTEPSRVLIYNKPEGEVTTREDPEGRPTVFESLPALKGSRWIAIGRLDINTTGLLLLTTDGELANAMMHPSYEVEREYVVRVRAPEGEQTVSDAIIERLSRGVLLEDGGAKFDEIERIGGTDSHDWFRVVVKEGRNREVRRLWESQGCQVSRLKRSRYGKISLPRELLRGQSVEVAQDKVDALRAELKLEEGAPSALTLQPVIGQRRAAKSTVHVSRDGRSNAYVNGQTSGADEGRELRRFDNFREERGGRGRGKPGGFKGGLTVSGEAAAKQSQQRPFKQRGPAKGDRSLPDGNPAAFRSWYVPDGVSTGPSGHRNAGPGGNGTGQARPYAKKGPGGARPGAGGGPGRGGAGGQGQGQRKHPYGHPGNAPIFPSDHATPGFNPYGAARPAGRPSGGRPGPGGNRGPASANRGPGGARGPGGPGGAPRGPGGRPPGGGNRRPPGGGNRGR from the coding sequence ATGAGTGACACCCCCCGCAAGCTGTCGTTGAACAAGCTTTCCCTCAAGCGCGACAGCGCGCCCGAAGCGCCCAAGCTGGAAGAGCGCCTGCACAAGGTGCTGGCCCAGGCCGGCCTGGGTTCGCGCCGCGCGCTGGAGCAGCGCATCGCCGATGGCCTGATCAAGGTCAATGGCGCCGTCGCGCAGACCGGCATGTCGGTGCGCAGCGGCGACAAGATCGAGCTGGACGGCCGCAGCTTCGTGGCCAGCGCGCTGACCGAACCGTCGCGCGTACTGATCTACAACAAGCCCGAAGGCGAAGTGACCACCCGCGAAGATCCCGAAGGCCGCCCGACCGTGTTCGAGTCGCTGCCGGCATTGAAGGGCTCGCGCTGGATCGCCATCGGCCGGCTGGACATCAACACCACCGGCCTGCTGCTGCTGACCACCGACGGTGAGCTGGCCAACGCGATGATGCATCCCTCCTACGAGGTCGAACGCGAGTACGTGGTGCGCGTGCGCGCCCCGGAAGGCGAACAAACCGTTTCCGACGCCATCATCGAGCGCCTTTCGCGCGGCGTGCTGCTGGAAGACGGTGGCGCCAAGTTCGACGAGATCGAACGCATCGGCGGCACCGATTCGCACGACTGGTTCCGCGTGGTGGTCAAGGAAGGCCGCAACCGCGAAGTGCGCCGGCTGTGGGAATCGCAGGGCTGCCAGGTCAGCCGCCTCAAGCGCAGCCGCTACGGCAAGATCTCGCTGCCGCGCGAGCTGCTGCGCGGGCAGTCGGTGGAAGTGGCGCAGGACAAGGTCGACGCGCTGCGCGCCGAACTCAAGCTGGAAGAAGGCGCGCCTTCGGCATTGACGCTGCAGCCGGTGATCGGCCAGCGCCGCGCCGCCAAGTCCACCGTGCATGTGTCGCGCGATGGCCGCAGCAATGCCTACGTCAATGGGCAGACCTCCGGCGCCGATGAAGGCCGCGAGCTGCGCCGCTTCGACAACTTCCGCGAAGAACGCGGCGGCCGCGGTCGCGGCAAGCCCGGCGGTTTCAAGGGCGGGCTAACCGTCAGCGGCGAAGCCGCTGCCAAGCAGTCGCAGCAGCGCCCGTTCAAGCAGCGCGGCCCGGCCAAGGGCGACCGCTCGTTGCCGGACGGCAACCCGGCTGCGTTCCGCAGCTGGTATGTGCCCGATGGCGTCAGCACCGGTCCGAGCGGTCATCGCAATGCCGGCCCCGGTGGCAACGGCACCGGCCAGGCGCGCCCGTATGCCAAGAAGGGGCCGGGCGGTGCACGTCCGGGTGCCGGCGGCGGCCCGGGGCGCGGCGGTGCCGGTGGTCAGGGTCAGGGTCAGCGCAAGCATCCCTACGGTCATCCGGGCAATGCGCCGATCTTCCCGTCCGACCACGCCACTCCGGGCTTCAATCCGTATGGGGCAGCGCGTCCTGCCGGCCGCCCCAGCGGCGGCCGTCCGGGTCCGGGCGGCAACCGCGGCCCGGCATCGGCCAATCGTGGTCCCGGTGGCGCGCGTGGCCCCGGTGGTCCCGGCGGCGCTCCGCGTGGCCCGGGCGGCCGTCCGCCGGGCGGTGGCAACCGTCGCCCGCCCGGTGGCGGCAATCGCGGTCGCTAA
- a CDS encoding BolA family protein, translating into MSRVERIRVALQAALAPTELEVVDDSARHAGHAGARDGRGHFNVRLVSAVFAGKPPLARHRAVYAAVGEMMQTDIHALSIEAIAPGETG; encoded by the coding sequence ATGAGCCGGGTCGAGCGGATCCGCGTGGCGCTGCAGGCAGCCCTGGCGCCGACCGAGCTGGAGGTGGTGGACGACAGCGCTCGGCACGCCGGCCATGCCGGCGCACGCGACGGGCGCGGGCATTTCAATGTGCGGCTCGTCAGTGCCGTGTTTGCCGGCAAGCCGCCGCTGGCGCGTCATCGGGCGGTCTACGCAGCCGTGGGCGAGATGATGCAGACCGACATCCATGCCTTGTCGATCGAGGCGATTGCGCCGGGTGAAACCGGCTAG
- a CDS encoding glucoamylase family protein has product MDRGNTSGWLTIPLLLGALVLASCKQAEEPKVAERKAPVKVILIEAQLPPKPVKPPLPPLFSDIERRTFQFFWDTTNEVNGLSPDRFPSRPFASIASVGFALTAYPIGIENGWISRNQAIDRTLTTLKFFRDAPMGPQRTGRAGYKGFYYHFLDMQQGNRYDSWVELSSVDTALLMMGVLFTQSYYDGEDPREKEIRQIADALYKRVDWRWLQQRAPLISMGWFPESGFIDHDWMGYNEAMMLYILALGSPTHGVDPEAWTSWTRTYNNDWGVYQGQEYLSFGPLFGHQYSHVWIDFRDIQDQYMRERGIDYFLNSRRATLAQRDYAIDNPMKWKDYGENVWGLTAGDGPQNTSQEYRGEQRQFRHYSSRGAGLRENFDDGTIAPTAAISSIVFAPEVVIPATEEMHKRYGDYLYSSYGFLDSFNPSFNYDIPLKTGRMVPNRGWVAGDYIGIDQGPILTMIANYQNEFVWNVMKKSPYIRAGLERAGFTGGWLTPEGEPQPLPQKDEQKAAARALGMAESRAAAAQAQQDPSQRQNSTQRPKPE; this is encoded by the coding sequence ATGGACAGGGGCAACACGTCGGGTTGGTTGACGATTCCACTCTTGCTGGGTGCGCTGGTACTGGCGTCCTGCAAACAGGCCGAGGAACCCAAGGTGGCCGAACGCAAGGCGCCAGTGAAAGTGATCCTGATCGAGGCGCAGTTGCCGCCCAAACCGGTCAAGCCGCCGCTGCCGCCACTGTTTTCGGATATCGAACGCCGCACCTTCCAGTTCTTCTGGGACACCACCAACGAGGTCAACGGACTGTCGCCGGACCGGTTTCCGTCGCGCCCGTTCGCCAGCATCGCCTCGGTAGGCTTTGCGCTGACCGCGTATCCGATCGGCATCGAGAACGGCTGGATCAGCCGTAATCAGGCGATCGACCGCACCCTGACCACACTGAAATTCTTCCGCGACGCCCCGATGGGGCCGCAGCGGACCGGTAGGGCCGGCTACAAGGGCTTCTACTACCACTTTCTGGACATGCAGCAGGGCAATCGCTACGACAGCTGGGTCGAGCTGTCCAGCGTGGACACCGCGCTGCTGATGATGGGCGTGTTGTTCACCCAGTCGTACTACGACGGCGAAGACCCGCGCGAGAAAGAAATCCGTCAGATCGCCGATGCGCTGTACAAGCGCGTGGACTGGCGCTGGCTGCAACAGCGTGCGCCGCTGATCTCGATGGGCTGGTTCCCGGAGAGCGGCTTCATCGACCACGACTGGATGGGCTACAACGAGGCGATGATGCTGTACATCCTCGCGCTGGGCTCGCCCACCCATGGCGTGGATCCGGAGGCGTGGACCAGCTGGACGCGCACCTACAACAACGATTGGGGCGTTTACCAGGGCCAGGAATACCTGTCCTTCGGCCCGCTGTTCGGCCACCAATACAGCCATGTCTGGATCGACTTCCGCGATATCCAGGACCAGTACATGCGCGAACGCGGCATCGACTACTTCCTCAACAGCCGCCGCGCCACCCTGGCGCAGCGCGACTACGCCATCGATAACCCGATGAAGTGGAAGGACTACGGCGAGAACGTCTGGGGCCTGACCGCCGGCGACGGCCCGCAGAACACCAGCCAGGAATACCGTGGCGAGCAGCGCCAGTTCCGCCACTACTCCTCGCGCGGCGCCGGCCTGCGCGAGAACTTCGACGACGGCACCATCGCACCGACCGCGGCGATCTCCTCGATCGTGTTCGCCCCGGAAGTGGTGATCCCGGCCACCGAAGAAATGCACAAGCGCTATGGCGACTATCTGTACTCCAGCTATGGCTTCCTGGATTCGTTCAACCCCAGCTTCAACTACGACATCCCGCTCAAGACCGGGCGCATGGTGCCGAACCGCGGCTGGGTGGCGGGCGACTACATCGGCATCGACCAGGGCCCGATCCTGACCATGATCGCCAACTACCAGAACGAGTTCGTCTGGAACGTGATGAAGAAGAGCCCCTATATCCGCGCCGGTCTGGAACGCGCCGGCTTCACCGGTGGCTGGCTCACCCCCGAGGGGGAGCCGCAGCCGCTGCCGCAGAAGGACGAGCAGAAGGCCGCCGCGCGCGCGCTGGGCATGGCCGAATCGCGTGCCGCCGCCGCGCAGGCGCAGCAAGATCCCTCGCAACGCCAAAACTCCACGCAACGCCCAAAACCCGAGTAA
- the scpB gene encoding SMC-Scp complex subunit ScpB, which yields MDQALITRIIEAALLASSQPLTLAQLQGLFPEEEPAPPGSVERALESLREACTERGVELVEVASGFRFQVKADVHGWVARLWTERRTKYTRATLETLALIAYRQPITRGEIEQVRGVAVSSNIIQALEEREWIRVVGHRDVPGKPALFGTTKGFLDYFGLKRLDELPPLSELKDIAELEPQLPLDRDGQLDGAVPASASMQAEQDAADPDVGDADAADADAGDDATGGDTDAVADVGDTPSTADAGATSAESSDNGAAAAGEDNAAPADNGNESDDDIEDAAAQTGSAADEAAEVAQEQRRHDVGSRDNRDADAQHPGTPQHPEPASAQDPNTQHPDAAREGDPDTAPGTRADAVNEDEDNAVATTTVAVDEADSDPEADPQRGGRSQTHE from the coding sequence ATGGATCAAGCGCTGATCACCCGCATCATCGAAGCCGCCCTGCTGGCGAGCAGCCAGCCGCTGACGCTGGCGCAGCTGCAGGGCCTGTTTCCGGAAGAAGAACCGGCGCCGCCCGGCAGCGTCGAGCGCGCACTGGAATCGCTGCGCGAGGCCTGTACCGAGCGTGGCGTGGAACTGGTCGAAGTGGCCTCCGGCTTCCGCTTCCAGGTCAAGGCCGATGTGCATGGCTGGGTCGCCCGCCTGTGGACCGAGCGCCGCACCAAGTACACCCGCGCCACGCTGGAGACCCTGGCCCTGATCGCCTACCGCCAGCCGATCACCCGCGGCGAGATCGAGCAGGTGCGCGGTGTGGCGGTCAGCAGCAACATCATCCAGGCGCTGGAAGAGCGCGAATGGATCCGCGTGGTCGGCCACCGCGACGTGCCCGGCAAGCCGGCGCTGTTCGGCACCACCAAGGGCTTTCTGGATTACTTCGGGCTCAAGCGGCTGGACGAGCTGCCGCCATTGTCCGAGTTGAAGGACATTGCCGAGCTCGAACCACAGCTGCCGCTGGACCGCGATGGCCAGCTGGATGGCGCAGTCCCGGCATCGGCATCGATGCAGGCCGAGCAGGACGCGGCAGATCCCGACGTGGGCGACGCCGATGCGGCCGACGCTGATGCAGGCGATGACGCAACCGGCGGCGATACGGATGCAGTTGCCGATGTGGGCGACACCCCCTCAACGGCAGATGCCGGCGCCACATCGGCCGAGTCCAGCGACAACGGCGCCGCTGCGGCCGGTGAAGACAACGCTGCACCCGCCGATAACGGCAATGAGTCAGACGATGACATCGAGGATGCTGCTGCGCAGACCGGCAGCGCAGCTGATGAGGCGGCGGAGGTCGCGCAGGAGCAACGCCGCCACGACGTCGGCAGCCGCGACAACCGCGATGCCGACGCGCAGCACCCAGGCACACCGCAGCACCCCGAGCCCGCCTCGGCGCAGGACCCGAACACGCAACACCCCGATGCCGCCCGCGAGGGCGACCCCGACACCGCGCCGGGTACGCGCGCGGATGCAGTGAACGAAGACGAAGACAACGCCGTCGCGACGACGACCGTGGCTGTTGACGAAGCCGATTCCGACCCAGAGGCCGACCCGCAACGCGGCGGCCGGAGCCAGACACATGAGTGA
- a CDS encoding YciI family protein has product MWYVIEGYDGADALAARQQARPAHLARLQALAAAGRLLVAGPCPAIDAEDPGPAGFSGSVVIAEFDALEDARAWADADPYVEAGVYVRTEVRPFRRVLP; this is encoded by the coding sequence GTGTGGTACGTAATCGAAGGGTATGACGGCGCCGACGCACTGGCGGCGCGGCAGCAGGCGCGACCGGCGCATCTGGCGCGCCTGCAGGCGTTGGCGGCGGCCGGGCGACTGCTGGTGGCAGGGCCATGCCCGGCCATCGATGCGGAGGACCCGGGTCCGGCCGGCTTCAGCGGCAGTGTGGTGATTGCCGAATTCGACGCACTCGAAGATGCGCGCGCCTGGGCCGATGCCGATCCGTACGTGGAAGCGGGCGTGTATGTGCGCACCGAGGTCCGGCCGTTCCGGCGGGTGCTGCCATGA
- a CDS encoding TonB-dependent receptor, translated as MHHHHPHSARPARKLLSCALASCLLLGAAPAFAQGTGATIRGQVTVDAAPAAQAQVTATNLATGLTRTVQASNGGYALGGLPPGSYRIDVSANGQTSTQNVTVQVGQTATLNLGVGGEPATADAGNATTLDAVQVKAPPVLVETRTSENATYISNVQIQNLPRATRNFLELADTVPNVQFTREANGTTKVRSGATSAEGTNVYIDGVSQKNYVLTGGVSGQDSSRGNPFPQSAIGEYKVITSNYKAEFDQVSGAAIVASSKSGTNDFHGSFFWDTSNDGWREESPLEKKAGVRDDFEETQYGATFSGPILKDKAHFFIAYEAKEYSTPNVVIPGSIYSDRVDQLPAQLQPLVVTSSTPFKEDLYFGKIDWTIGDNNLFELTGKYRKEDELNDVGQTSTYEHGSINGQEEKRANLRWQYSGANFLNEANLSYESAFWNQAPINNGNGYILSYTPVRGNETDILAAGAGSSFQRKGQKGWTFQDDLTLNSLEWHGAHTVKMGVKFKSIDLDSTQFNPANPQYYYNILTDVQTPYRVRFGAPLVEGGGSVVSKNKQYGIYLQDDWEVNEHWTLNLGLRYDYEQTPAFVDFVTPSDVAGALQNWPNLRNANYDINDFISTGNNRKAFNDAWQPRLGASYDLFGDQAHVIYGGAGRAYDRNIFDYLALEQLNNSFNSYSYYFTSANNPACLGDPCTAWNPAYNSQEGLNTLTANSTGGGGREVYLIDNTLKTPYSDQFSIGMRNMVPLWGQDWFTDVTLSRIESHDGFAFVRGNRLPDGSFFQPGTTSGVPTDGPDGYSAIVLGTNGVETRNNQLALQVEKPFDEESGWGLTVAYTYSDAKENRQFGEHYALDRERIQDYGWREAGGIPKNRLVVTGIYELPYQVKLSGKLSLASQTARYGQNCLAGNDQCDIIQFKPDGTLGYKEFSIAANKEWDTGAGVTFNVRADILNVFNWVNYAAFNGDTGTLQDLNTAYGTPTGVLASPMRTFRLAFGLNW; from the coding sequence ATGCACCACCACCACCCCCATTCCGCGCGTCCGGCGCGCAAGCTGCTCAGCTGTGCGCTGGCCAGCTGCCTGCTGCTGGGCGCCGCGCCTGCGTTCGCGCAAGGCACCGGCGCCACCATCCGCGGCCAGGTCACGGTCGACGCGGCACCGGCCGCACAGGCGCAGGTCACCGCGACCAATCTGGCCACCGGCCTGACCCGTACCGTGCAGGCGAGCAACGGCGGCTATGCGCTCGGTGGCCTGCCACCGGGTTCGTACCGGATCGATGTCAGCGCCAACGGCCAGACCAGCACGCAGAACGTCACCGTGCAGGTCGGCCAGACGGCAACCCTGAATCTGGGCGTCGGCGGCGAGCCGGCCACGGCCGACGCTGGTAACGCCACCACGCTGGATGCGGTGCAGGTCAAGGCGCCGCCGGTGCTGGTGGAAACCCGTACCTCCGAAAACGCCACCTACATTTCCAACGTGCAGATCCAGAACCTGCCGCGTGCCACGCGCAACTTCCTGGAACTGGCCGACACCGTGCCGAACGTGCAGTTCACTCGCGAGGCCAACGGCACCACCAAGGTGCGCTCGGGCGCCACCTCGGCCGAAGGCACCAATGTCTACATCGACGGCGTCAGCCAGAAGAACTACGTGCTGACCGGCGGCGTCAGCGGCCAGGATTCCAGCCGCGGCAACCCGTTCCCGCAGTCGGCGATCGGCGAATACAAGGTCATCACCTCCAACTACAAGGCCGAGTTCGACCAGGTCAGCGGCGCCGCCATCGTGGCCTCGTCCAAGTCCGGCACCAACGATTTCCACGGCAGCTTCTTCTGGGACACCAGCAACGATGGCTGGCGCGAAGAGAGCCCGCTGGAGAAGAAGGCCGGCGTGCGCGACGACTTCGAGGAAACCCAGTACGGCGCGACCTTCAGCGGCCCCATCCTCAAGGACAAGGCGCACTTCTTCATTGCCTATGAGGCCAAGGAGTACAGCACGCCGAACGTGGTGATTCCCGGCTCGATCTATTCGGACCGCGTCGACCAACTGCCGGCGCAGCTACAGCCGTTGGTGGTGACCTCCAGCACGCCGTTCAAGGAAGACCTGTACTTCGGCAAGATCGACTGGACCATCGGCGACAACAACCTGTTCGAGCTGACCGGCAAGTACCGCAAGGAAGACGAGCTCAACGATGTCGGCCAGACCTCGACCTACGAGCACGGCAGCATCAACGGGCAGGAAGAAAAGCGCGCCAACCTGCGCTGGCAGTACAGCGGCGCCAACTTCCTCAACGAGGCCAACCTCAGCTACGAGAGCGCCTTCTGGAACCAGGCGCCGATCAACAACGGCAACGGCTACATCCTCAGCTATACGCCGGTGCGTGGCAACGAGACCGATATCCTGGCGGCGGGCGCCGGCAGCAGCTTCCAGCGCAAGGGCCAGAAGGGCTGGACCTTCCAGGACGACCTGACCTTGAACAGCCTGGAATGGCACGGCGCACACACCGTCAAGATGGGTGTGAAGTTCAAGAGCATCGATCTGGATTCGACCCAGTTCAACCCGGCCAACCCGCAGTATTACTACAACATTCTCACCGACGTGCAAACGCCGTACCGGGTGCGCTTCGGTGCGCCGCTGGTGGAAGGTGGCGGCTCGGTGGTGTCCAAGAACAAGCAGTACGGCATCTACCTGCAGGACGACTGGGAGGTCAACGAGCACTGGACCCTCAACCTGGGCCTGCGCTACGACTACGAGCAAACCCCGGCCTTCGTGGACTTCGTCACCCCGTCCGATGTGGCCGGTGCGCTGCAGAACTGGCCGAACCTGCGCAACGCCAACTACGACATCAACGACTTCATCAGCACCGGCAACAACCGCAAGGCGTTCAACGATGCCTGGCAGCCGCGTCTGGGCGCCTCCTACGACCTGTTCGGCGACCAGGCCCACGTGATCTATGGCGGCGCCGGCCGTGCGTATGACCGCAACATCTTCGATTACCTGGCCCTGGAGCAGCTCAACAACTCCTTCAATTCCTACAGTTACTACTTCACCAGCGCCAACAACCCCGCCTGCCTGGGCGACCCGTGCACGGCCTGGAATCCGGCCTACAACAGCCAGGAAGGGTTGAACACGCTGACCGCCAACAGCACCGGCGGTGGTGGGCGCGAGGTCTACCTGATCGACAACACCCTCAAGACCCCGTATTCGGACCAATTCAGCATCGGCATGCGCAACATGGTGCCGCTGTGGGGCCAGGACTGGTTCACCGACGTGACCCTGAGCCGCATCGAAAGCCACGACGGCTTCGCCTTCGTGCGCGGCAACCGCCTGCCGGACGGCTCGTTCTTCCAGCCGGGCACCACCTCCGGCGTGCCGACCGACGGGCCGGATGGTTACAGCGCCATCGTGCTGGGCACCAATGGCGTGGAAACCCGCAACAACCAGCTCGCGCTGCAGGTCGAAAAGCCCTTCGACGAAGAATCCGGTTGGGGCCTGACGGTGGCCTACACCTACTCCGATGCCAAGGAAAACCGCCAGTTCGGCGAGCACTACGCGCTGGACCGCGAACGCATCCAGGACTACGGCTGGCGTGAAGCCGGCGGCATCCCGAAGAATCGCCTGGTGGTCACCGGCATCTACGAGCTTCCGTACCAGGTCAAGCTGTCCGGCAAGCTGTCGCTGGCCAGCCAGACCGCGCGCTACGGCCAGAACTGCCTTGCCGGCAACGACCAGTGCGACATCATCCAGTTCAAGCCGGATGGCACGCTGGGCTACAAGGAATTCAGCATTGCCGCCAATAAAGAATGGGATACCGGCGCAGGTGTCACATTCAATGTGCGTGCGGATATCCTCAACGTGTTCAACTGGGTCAATTACGCCGCCTTCAACGGCGATACCGGAACATTGCAGGACTTGAACACGGCTTACGGCACGCCGACCGGTGTGCTGGCATCGCCGATGCGTACCTTCCGTCTGGCCTTTGGCCTGAACTGGTGA